From the genome of Cryptococcus neoformans var. grubii H99 chromosome 11, complete sequence:
GGCATCTTCAACAGAGGGTTGAATTTGCGGAGCTGAGTCCAACAGAGGTTGCGCATTGAGATCATCAACAATCTCGATATAGGATTGGTACTTCGAAGAACCCTGACCCAGATACGTCGTTCCATGGCGTTGATGGAGTGAGGACACGTGCGGTCCAATGGCTTTCTGCTGATTATAAGCTCGAGGAACAAAGACGATATCCTCTTCGTCGGAAtcaggggaagatgagccAATAGGGGGAGCTGCAACAGTATTGTACTGAGGGGTCTGAGACGGCGTATTATCAGGATCAGGATTTGTATCGATGAAGAATAACGCATCTTCGTGATGTGGTTGCAAGTCGGTTTCTGATACTTCTCTATCAACGTGCCCATGACGATCGAAGGAAGACGCAATGTCCGGAACTGTTTTCGTAAAGGTGTTTAACCCCGTAAACTGGTCTTCATTAGGGACTGGAAGCCCCATGACCCCTTCATTCCGCGGGACacccccttcttcaacaggATCTTGATGAGAATTGGCGAAGCTGGGGCCGATAGAAAGCTCTCCGGTGTACTGTACCACTTGAAAGATGTTGGAGTCGTCATCGGCAGTaggtgaaagagatgaacCAGATTGGCTATCAATCTTTAACTGCTCGCTCTTACCATCGGTGACAGCGTCGCTCGTGTTatcaccaccttccactTGGAAAATTTGAGTGTTTTCTTGGTCTTTGCTATCTGCCATCCGAGTTCCAGAAGAAGCTTCCGGCATATAATAATGTCCAACATCAATGCCTTTATCTGGGGACAATAATTGGGCCAGTCAGTGACTCGGAGATGATAGGAACGAGAAAatctcaccttcttcttgggtaATGACATCAACCTCTCCGTCTTTGAACAACTCCCCAGCTTTGATGAATAAAGGCGCGAGTCCTCCGCCCCAGCGGGCACCGCTGAGCCCACGACTCCTCTCACCAGCCGTCTTGGCCTTTGGTATTTCAACCGATGGACGAACTGAATCAGACTGAGATAGCTGTTTGGAGGCCTCGAAACCGAGCCCATGTATTTTATTAGGAGTTGCCGTCCCCGGTGTATGCGCAAGACGAGGAACATGAtaagatgacgatgagacGTTCCTATCAGGACCACTGCGAGAGCTGTTTGTGTCTCGATAACCATACGGTGCAACAGAAGCGGCTGATTAGGGAAAGAACAAGGTCGTATTAACAACGTGCCCAATACGGTAACGTCATACTTGATACTCACGTTCAAGTTTCTTATAATGCTGGTTATTGATCGTTTCGTAGTCGAAAGGAACATTGGAATAGTCGGCATTGTAAGCCTTTTTGCTGGCGTTGCCATAAAATCCTCCTCGACCGCCACCACCTCGGCCCCTACTGCTACCTCCACGGCCGCGATTTTTGCCACCGTACGGACTGCCTGACGTGAGGAAATCGGCAAAGGATTGCTTTTGAGTCATATCTTGCCGTTTGTTGTGAAGATACGGAAAGACTATACTGAGAGATGGATAGGTCTATATATAAGAAGTGCGAAAACAGGTGAAAGGTGAATGGATTAGAAAAGTGTTGGAACGGCGATTGCGAGTTGGTTGTTACGTCGGTCAATTGCTTCGTACATACTCTTCTaccactcttctcccttcgcGGCCAAACCGGCAATGACCGCAGACGAGCCGCCTCCACAATAATCTATTTTCTATTTACTATCGGGCGGACATCGTTCTTGCAGACATTATGTTGACATCTTACATATCATTATCGAATGCATTTACGACATTTAGCATATAACACATTTGACATCCCCGAAACATCGCAGTATGAACTATGCCAATGTTCCCACGACCTTTCTCAACCTTTATGCAGGACATCCTTGGGTTGTCGACACATCCCTGGCGATGTCAAATGAAGCTTTCAAATGTAATCAACACTGCATGTCTATTACAACAATACGGTATCGGCCATTAATAGGCCAGGTTACTGTTGCTTCTCCTCATTTTGGGGGCCGCGGCAACTCTAGAAGACTCCGCCTCGGTACTTTCGTTTCCTTGCACCATGTCTACTGCGCTCCTTCGACTGCGTCTTGGGTGCGAGGAaaggagcagaagagatgTTGCTGGGATGATATTAATAAGGTAAGCAAAGGACATGAGAGCAGAAAAGAGGTATTTACATGTTGCTACCGGGAGAACAAGAATTTTGTTTGAAGGGGATCAATTTGATCAGTGCCGAGACAAAGAATGTTAGTAGATGAAAGCGTATTGTAAGCTTATCACTTACATGGTTCCTCCCAGCCTTCGCACACCTCAGAGGGGGATGCAGGTTGCTGGCAAGTGAGGGGCATTACAGGTTGttgagggggaggggaggtGGAGACAGTCGAAGTATTGGCCGACGACCTATAGGAACAAAGTACGTATTGATATCAAATATAAAGCATACAAAAGGGCTCACAGAAGCCAGCCTTCGGTCAGCCTTTCTCGCCAGCTCTCCCGGAAGTAGGTATCAATTTTCAGCTGGAACCCCTCCATGGTGTCCCTTAAGTCGAACCTCCCCCTCGCCATTTTCATCACTTAACTTCCCGTATTCCTCCAAGTCCTCCCAGTAAAGATGGTGTTGCAAACTGTGCCATGTCATCTAATGCACGATGATGTCGCAGATCATCTATACGTACTGAGAAACAACGTCCCACCCTCCTCGCTGATAGTTTTTCTTAATTTCCTCATCCATAAACTCGAAGAAAGTGGGGATCATTAgctttttgcttttgccGCGGCATTTGCTACGAACGGTCTCCTGCTTAAgatcctccaccttcttttcccaaGGGACTACCCTCTCCCGCTAAATGACCAGTTTAGAGCTACGCTCACTTTACGGCGATTTGACTCACCAGAAACGCCAGATGACCAAGAATCGAGGACACCTTACAGTACCCTGAAGGGAGGAGCTCATCCGCCAAAAGCCAGAGGTTAGTTTTGTGAGTGATGGACATTTTGAGCTATCATTGTACTCAGTAAGCGCTCCTTCTGGATACGTTTCATTGATGTCAGCCTACAGCTGTTAAAATCTTGTTTCTTTCTTTGGTCACAAGAAATTTTATATATCGACCCAGCTCTAACTGTCCCATAGGGTCTTCATCGCCAGGTACAACGCCTGGTTCAAATCTGTTCATAAAGTCCTACGCCGATTTGCTCAGTGAAGTGCAAGGAGTATACCAAAAGGTTTTGAATCGACCTACCATTACGGcggagaaaagagaagcgTCTCTgtaggaaggaaaagcGCCTGAAATCATAATAGACGTGACGTGCTTAGGAACTATCTCCTTAATGGTGTGTGAGTTCATTAATCGTGTATGATTTAATACTTCGTGAACAACTGAAAAAACGTACAtaccttggccttctccaagCTTGAAGTGTTATGAAGTTTCTGTTGGCCGTAATAGATGAGGATATAGACATCCAAAACACTGCGGATACGCGCATGAGGACCAGGCTAACAGTAAAGTCAGTTGTTCAAGACCGACATCATCATTGTTTCACCTAAATTTatccatcttcattcccCGTTTTTATCATCAATGATGATTCGTTGTAAGTTAATaatggagaagagtaaGGAGAACAACAAAGAGAAGCGAATGGTAGATCAGCCGTCTGTCGTCAAGTTTTTAGCCCCTTGCTTGTTGTTATTTGTTGTTCGTTGTCTGCTGTTCATTATTTCATcgctcttttctttcgtCGCGAAGGGGTTCCGTATACAGTGATATATAGCGATAAGTACAAGCCAGGTAACTTGGCGTCTTCACAATCTCTTTACCATCAGGTGCTTTTTCCGCTTGTCAAGCATCATCAGCATCGATTATCATCGCGAAAATGCTTATTACAATGATATTAGAAGTTTAAAGATGGCGATCGATAGTACGAGTAGTATGAAAATATAACACCACCGCTGCCCACTGGTTTGTGACGCAATAAATACAAGTTGCATATCTCCTCACTTCACATTCCATGCAGGTATGCGATAATCATCAAGCAATGCTTATGCTAGATGCTAGTATAATTGTATTGTTGTACGAAACAAACTAGGAACGAAAACGGTCCTTAGATGATAAAGGATATCAAATAATAGTACGTGGCGTAACGAGACCCAAAAGTGGTACATAGACAACCCAAGATTCCAAGCAATCCGAGGTACACCTCTGTGGTAACGTTTAGAGGGTGTGTTTAGCGAATAAACCTAGAAAGAAAGCAGAATAAAATAAAAGGAAACATTTTGAAAGGAAAATGAGGGGCTAGAAGGGGTATAAACATTGCGATGCGACAGCATGGAGGCCGTCATCTAGTTGAATAGGGTATGAGATATTGACGAGATAATCTCGAATGGAGGTCGACAATCGGGCGAACGAGAGAAGGGTTATCTACCATAGATATTTGCGGGAATAGATACGGCCGGCATTTCCAAGCCGCTGGCAGACTGCTTGGGAGCTAATACTTTGGCTATTGATGCCAATAAATCGCCTCTCCTCAGAGGCTTCGTGACGTATTCGTCCATGCCAGCCGCAAGACATCTCTCCTTGTCACCGATCATCGCGTGGGCCGTAAGAGCGATAATAGGTGTGCGAGGTACGCCCTCATTCGCTTCAAACTCGCGAATCAGACCCGTGGCTTCCATGCCTCCCATCACAGGCATTGAAACATCCATCTAATCATTTTGGTCAGTCAGAATATAGATTTACAAGCTATCAACGACTCACCAGAATGACGTCAAATGGCGTTCTAGCCAGCTGTCGCCTCTTGTACTTTTCTAACGCAATTTCACCATTGTCTGCAACTTCAATCTTATGACCAGCGACCTCCATCAATTTAACAGCCAGTTTCTGATTCACTAGGTTGTCTTCCGCAAGTAACACGCTGAGGATGGTGTCCCTAACAGTGTCGCCTGGTTGGATCTGATGAGATTCCAGCGCGGGGACTATCGCGTTGGATAACTCTTGTAACGAGAGAGGGGTGGTATAGTATGTGTTGATACCCATTTCTAAGCAATCCTTGACGGGTATAGGTGAGAGAAGTTGTTCGGAGGcggaaggaagggcaagaagacgGCGGCGGGATTCGGGAAGTgagatgaaagatggaTTAGAAGGTCCACTTGGTTTGTTCGATGGTGCAAGGAGAACAATGGGGATGTAGCGAAGATATTCTATGCCTCTCAGTTCTCCCGCCTGGAAATAACATCAATAATACTGTACCACTTTGAACGACTCGGACTCACAGCTTTAAGAGAATCAACGATCATGGTGTCAAAGACAGTCAAGCCTTGATCCTGTAAAAGGTACACATCGTTCACAGAATGGATAACGATAGGCTTTAAACCAAGTTCTTGGAGCATTTCCACGATTCCCGTTTGATCACCAAGTGTGTCAATAAACAACACGCTTCTGCCGGACCAAGGCGATAGCCGTTCTATTATTTGATCCCTCGGCACGCTGGTCATCTCTGCAACAGTAGTGAAATAGAATCTACTTCCCTGCCCATATTCTGACTCAACCCAAAGGTCACCACTCATCAGGTTCACAAGTcgtttggagatggtcaaTCCCAGGCCAGTCCCACCGTACTTGCGAGTGGTAGATCCATCCGCTTGCGCGAAGGTGTCAAAGATGACATCAAGCTTATCCTGCTTGATACCGATACCAGTGTCTGCCACGCAGAATTCAagctcaacagcgtcgGCGACAGCAACGTAGCGTTTGACTCGGCAAGAAAGAGCAACTTGACCTTTGGTAGTGAACTTCACAGCGTTACCGATGAGGTTGGTAATGACTTGGCGAAGACGAAGTGGATCACCAATAAGTTGATCAGGCATCGTGGGATCAACGTCAAAGATGAGATCCAGCTTATTCTGGGCTGCCTTAACACATAGGGTTTTGAGGACCGAGAAGACGGCTACACgtaaggagaaggggattTGTTCCATGGTCATGCGGCCCGCCTCAACTATGCATCAAATCAGCATTATATTCACATTGATGTTCAGCACACTCTCACTCACTCTTAGAAATATCGAGGATATCGTCGATGATAGTTAACAGGGATCCGGCCAAACTGGAGACAATCATCAAATTCTCTCGTTGTTGCCTAGTCAACTCGCTCTCCAGTGTCAATACTGTCATACCGATAATACCGTTCATTGGCGTCCGGATTTCATGGGACATATTGGCCAAAAACTCGGATTTACTTCTGTTGGCCATTTCAGCTTCCTGTCTCGCCTTGGTGTTTTTCTCGATGGACTCTCTGAGATTGTACACCATCTGATTAATCTTCGTTTTTAGGCTATCCATTTCACCAGACGCTTCAACAGTGATGAACCTTGTGAAGTCACCATCTGTTGCAGCGGCGGAAATTTGAGCAAAGGCTCGAACTTGGGATGTCAGGTTTGAGGCCATGGTGTTCACGTTGGATCTGCGAAACAAGTCAATTACGCGCTTGACTGGAAGTAAAGGTGACGCCTTACGTGATCTCTTGCCAGGTTCCTTCAATGTTTTCAACTTCGGCCTGCACTCCTAACTTTCCCTCTGTACCAACTTCCCTAGCGACACGCGTCACTTCTGCCGCGAATATAGCTAATTGGTCAATCATATTATTGATCGTATTCACCAGATCAAGGATCTCTCCAGATACTTTGACGCCGACAACCTTTTGAGTCAAATCACCACGAGCTACTGCAGTCTGACAAGTTGGTCAGCAGTCGCAAAGGCTAATTGGGTTCAAGAACACTTACAGTGGCATGCGCGATGGTTCGGACCTGCTCAGTCAAATTGGCCGCCATGATGTTAACACAATCTGTCAAGTCCTTCCAAGTACCGGCCACTCCCGGAACCTTGGCCTGACCACCTAGTCGCCCATCGGTTCCGACTTCTCGCGCGACACGGGTGACTTCGGATGAGAACGAACGCAGAGAATCCACCATGTTATTGACAGTGTTTTTAAGCTCGAGGATTTCGCCGAACGCGGCGACGTTAATTTTCTTGCTAAGATCACCAGCAGCGACGGCCGTT
Proteins encoded in this window:
- a CDS encoding Atypical/HisK protein kinase, with protein sequence MSLPDAYPPVIATEGSTAFQSHILSLLSVISQHPSPDYPFPTSGDSTLQDNASVAAKKSATLSTFPGKKTPAEDAIERAIIALGDRVWTSERTQAHLVKDTKRDVPAQPGSDLLTPDWTPPVPTLSDSSPDPVCPTCARPVSSTESSSFTPQQIASFYHPFTAALSTPPPPLPEQMFFPQSVLAAYVSATSDSESAGDSGMSAEKELELLKAQVQDIARVCKAVATGDLTQKIIVPVKGQTMTELKNIINAMVDRLQTFAVEVERVSLEVGTEGKLGGQAVVPNVEGTWKVLTAVVNKLAANLTNQVRSIAKVTKAVAKGDLSETIDVEASGEIAELKTTVNGMVMSLRTLADEVSRVSLEVGSQGKLGGQANVPDVEGVWKDLTVNVNRMCESLTTQVRSIGSVTTAVARGDLSKMIEIEAEGEMAVLKNTVNSMVRQLTVFAKEVTRVALEVGTHGQLGGQAVVPGVEGVWDDLTTNVNKMARNLTDQVREIAMVTKAVARGDLSKTVNADVQGEILDLKCTVNEMVAQLTVFAAEVTRVSLEVGTEGKLGGQAVVPNVEGTWMVLTDNVNLMALNLTTQVRSVAEVTTAVAAGDLSKKINVAAFGEILELKNTVNNMVDSLRSFSSEVTRVAREVGTDGRLGGQAKVPGVAGTWKDLTDCVNIMAANLTEQVRTIAHATTAVARGDLTQKVVGVKVSGEILDLVNTINNMIDQLAIFAAEVTRVAREVGTEGKLGVQAEVENIEGTWQEITSNVNTMASNLTSQVRAFAQISAAATDGDFTRFITVEASGEMDSLKTKINQMVYNLRESIEKNTKARQEAEMANRSKSEFLANMSHEIRTPMNGIIGMTVLTLESELTRQQRENLMIVSSLAGSLLTIIDDILDISKIEAGRMTMEQIPFSLRVAVFSVLKTLCVKAAQNKLDLIFDVDPTMPDQLIGDPLRLRQVITNLIGNAVKFTTKGQVALSCRVKRYVAVADAVELEFCVADTGIGIKQDKLDVIFDTFAQADGSTTRKYGGTGLGLTISKRLVNLMSGDLWVESEYGQGSRFYFTTVAEMTSVPRDQIIERLSPWSGRSVLFIDTLGDQTGIVEMLQELGLKPIVIHSVNDVYLLQDQGLTVFDTMIVDSLKAAGELRGIEYLRYIPIVLLAPSNKPSGPSNPSFISLPESRRRLLALPSASEQLLSPIPVKDCLEMGINTYYTTPLSLQELSNAIVPALESHQIQPGDTVRDTILSVLLAEDNLVNQKLAVKLMEVAGHKIEVADNGEIALEKYKRRQLARTPFDVILMDVSMPVMGGMEATGLIREFEANEGVPRTPIIALTAHAMIGDKERCLAAGMDEYVTKPLRRGDLLASIAKVLAPKQSASGLEMPAVSIPANIYGR